From a region of the Tenggerimyces flavus genome:
- a CDS encoding IS3 family transposase (programmed frameshift), whose translation MARRKGTFTPEFREEAARLVVESGRRIADVAREIGVGETTLGNWVKAYRETHVGEESPLELSERARLRELERKVRELEMENNFLKPSGGILREGATVTSRYEVVDECAAMVADHDSADAPRNVPSVRKMCGWLGVSTSGFYEWRCRPMSATVRRREDLKVKIRALFDESDGTYGYRRIHVELVGAGEQVGEELVRALMRELGLMPCQPRPYRVTTIPGDVDPAVPDLVRRDFTAAAPGTKLVGDITYIHTWEGWLYLATVIDCFNKEVVGYAMADHMRAQLVADALGMAARNHDLAEDCIFHSDRGTQYTSGEFAARIEDFAMRASMGRTGTCYDNALAESFNSTLKVERVYRTAYPTRKKARDDIATYIELFYNRRRIHSGIGYRTPQQVRNEYLNQQLAA comes from the exons GTGGCGAGAAGGAAGGGCACGTTCACGCCGGAGTTTCGCGAGGAGGCGGCTCGGCTGGTGGTCGAGAGCGGCCGCCGAATTGCCGATGTCGCGCGTGAAATCGGGGTCGGTGAGACCACTTTGGGCAATTGGGTGAAGGCCTACCGCGAAACGCACGTCGGCGAGGAGTCGCCGTTGGAGTTGTCTGAGCGGGCGCGACTACGGGAACTCGAGCGGAAAGTTCGCGAGCTGGAGATGGAGAACAACTTCCTAAAAC CGAGCGGCGGCATACTTCGCGAAGGAGCAACGGTGACCAGCAGGTACGAGGTCGTCGATGAGTGTGCTGCCATGGTCGCCGACCACGATTCGGCTGATGCTCCACGAAATGTCCCTAGTGTTCGGAAGATGTGCGGCTGGCTTGGCGTGTCGACATCGGGGTTCTATGAATGGCGGTGTCGGCCGATGAGTGCGACCGTCCGACGGCGCGAGGATCTGAAGGTCAAGATTCGGGCGTTGTTCGACGAGTCCGACGGCACGTACGGATACCGGCGTATCCACGTCGAGCTGGTCGGCGCCGGCGAGCAGGTCGGTGAGGAGCTGGTCCGCGCCCTGATGCGTGAGCTGGGCTTGATGCCCTGCCAGCCGCGTCCGTACAGGGTTACCACGATCCCCGGCGATGTCGACCCGGCCGTCCCGGACTTGGTCCGCCGCGACTTCACCGCCGCGGCACCGGGAACGAAGCTCGTGGGCGATATTACCTACATTCATACCTGGGAAGGGTGGCTCTATCTGGCGACTGTGATCGATTGTTTCAACAAAGAAGTCGTTGGTTATGCTATGGCCGACCACATGCGCGCTCAACTTGTCGCCGACGCGCTCGGCATGGCGGCGCGAAATCACGATCTCGCGGAAGATTGCATTTTCCACTCTGACCGCGGAACGCAATACACCTCTGGTGAGTTCGCGGCCAGGATCGAGGATTTCGCGATGCGCGCCTCGATGGGACGGACCGGGACTTGTTACGATAACGCACTTGCCGAATCGTTCAATTCCACGCTGAAGGTCGAGCGTGTCTATCGCACCGCCTATCCAACACGCAAGAAAGCCCGTGACGACATTGCGACCTACATCGAACTGTTCTACAATCGCCGAAGAATCCACTCAGGAATCGGCTACCGGACTCCCCAGCAAGTCCGCAACGAGTACCTGAATCAGCAGCTCGCAGCATAA
- a CDS encoding VOC family protein yields the protein MTSYPPGRPAWVDLLSADPDEARRFYGELFGWTFEIGPPQAGGYTMCLLRGEPVAGIGQSTSSPDGFPAPPAAWTTYLAVPDVEAAVQNVEQHGGTVLIGPLDILDESRIAVAADPTSAVFGLWEAKLHVGSRIVREPGAPCWHECLTRDSEAAVAFYVDLFGYETERLSGFDYTALRLGGEVVCGVYGDAPSDEPPTWATFFAVEDADKAAHRVMTLGGSVLREPFESTYGRVAAVLDPEGAAFTVLQLRPETT from the coding sequence GTGACGTCCTACCCGCCCGGTCGACCCGCCTGGGTCGATCTGCTCAGTGCGGATCCGGACGAGGCTCGTCGGTTCTATGGCGAACTGTTCGGATGGACGTTCGAGATCGGCCCGCCGCAGGCAGGCGGCTACACGATGTGCCTCCTCCGCGGTGAGCCGGTCGCCGGCATCGGCCAGTCGACGTCCTCGCCGGACGGCTTCCCCGCCCCGCCGGCCGCATGGACGACATACCTCGCGGTCCCCGACGTCGAGGCCGCCGTCCAGAACGTCGAGCAGCACGGCGGCACCGTCCTGATCGGTCCGCTGGACATCCTCGACGAGTCGCGGATCGCGGTCGCCGCGGACCCGACGAGCGCGGTCTTCGGACTGTGGGAGGCGAAGCTGCACGTCGGCTCCCGGATCGTCCGCGAACCCGGCGCACCCTGCTGGCACGAGTGCCTGACCCGCGACAGCGAGGCGGCGGTCGCGTTCTACGTCGACCTGTTCGGGTACGAGACCGAGCGGCTGTCCGGCTTCGACTACACCGCGCTGCGGCTCGGCGGCGAGGTCGTCTGCGGCGTGTACGGCGACGCCCCCTCGGACGAGCCGCCGACCTGGGCGACGTTCTTCGCGGTCGAGGACGCCGACAAGGCTGCCCACCGAGTGATGACACTGGGCGGATCGGTGCTGCGCGAACCCTTCGAGTCCACCTATGGTCGAGTCGCAGCGGTTCTCGATCCCGAAGGTGCGGCGTTCACCGTGCTGCAGCTTCGGCCCGAAACGACGTAG
- a CDS encoding GH92 family glycosyl hydrolase, whose amino-acid sequence MRRLLALFTIVAAAGLVPAPAASAVTIDDPAQYVNPFVGTKPGGPDFGHGGGAGNTYPGANAPFGMLQWSPDTVTKQAGGYAYDDNRIRGFSLTHISGPGCDDYGNIPFLPILGNGLVSHYPFSHANEQASPGTYSVTFDNGLKTELAADTRGGVARFTYPGTGPASLLIDVAKALNNATGAFTVSGNTISGYSDGGGFCGAGNKYRVHFSATFDRPITGYDTPTTTQPILHFDTSAGRTVTARLGISFVSVANATANRTAEIGTRTFEQVRDASRADWNALLGRIAVGGGTDIQRRVFYTALYHSLLFPQTFNDVNGQYVGFDKVVHTTESGRNVYATYSGWDVYRSQLPLIGLLDDKIASDIGQSLLRQVEQSGYLDRWTLANGGTGVMVGDPLSIIGSTMYAFGGTNFDATGFLQRAVAASDSHAQRPGHVQYFQHGYVPNGTGGVWGPAATSLEYYSADFALSALARRLGQTTVANDLLSKAQGWRNLANNGWIQHRNADGSFGAFDPASDANYVEGNGAQYAWMVPFNHAGLFGVMGGNAGAQAKLDTFFTKLNAGPHEPYAYLGNEPSANTPWAYVYAGAPAKAQDVVRRALLTLYKATPDGEAGNDDLGQMSAWAVWAALGMYPQVPGRSELVLASPQFSEITIRRGNGATISVSAPGASDSARYVQSLTVNGAASSKPWLSEAFVAAGGSLAFTLGTSPSAWGSAPADAPPSYDVTVTPGASGPIVGLGAKCVDVANSSPADGTAVQLFTCNGSTAQRWTVRSDHSLSALGKCLDVVHSGMTDGAKVQLWTCNRTNAQVWVPQPNGSLRNPNSGRCLDLPNSNTADGTRLQIWTCNGTNAQGWAVP is encoded by the coding sequence ATGCGCCGACTCCTCGCCCTGTTCACGATCGTCGCCGCCGCCGGCCTCGTGCCCGCGCCGGCGGCGAGCGCGGTCACGATCGACGATCCCGCGCAGTACGTGAACCCGTTCGTCGGCACCAAGCCCGGCGGCCCGGACTTCGGCCACGGCGGCGGGGCCGGCAACACCTACCCCGGTGCCAACGCGCCGTTCGGCATGCTGCAGTGGAGTCCCGACACGGTCACCAAGCAGGCAGGCGGCTACGCGTACGACGACAACCGGATCCGCGGCTTCAGTCTCACCCACATCTCCGGCCCGGGCTGCGACGACTACGGCAACATCCCGTTCCTGCCCATCCTCGGCAACGGGCTGGTCAGCCATTACCCGTTCAGCCACGCGAACGAGCAGGCGAGCCCCGGCACGTACAGCGTCACCTTCGACAACGGCCTCAAGACCGAGCTCGCCGCCGACACCCGCGGCGGCGTCGCCCGCTTCACCTACCCCGGCACCGGCCCCGCGTCGCTGCTGATCGACGTGGCGAAGGCGCTCAACAACGCGACCGGCGCGTTCACCGTCTCAGGCAACACCATCTCCGGCTACTCCGACGGCGGCGGCTTCTGCGGCGCGGGCAACAAGTACCGCGTGCACTTCTCCGCCACGTTCGACCGGCCGATCACCGGCTACGACACCCCGACAACGACCCAGCCGATCCTGCACTTCGACACCAGCGCCGGCCGCACGGTCACCGCGCGGCTCGGCATCTCGTTCGTCAGCGTCGCGAACGCCACCGCCAACCGCACGGCGGAGATCGGGACCAGGACGTTCGAACAGGTCCGCGACGCCAGCCGCGCGGACTGGAACGCATTGCTCGGCCGCATCGCGGTCGGCGGCGGCACCGACATCCAGCGCCGCGTCTTCTACACCGCGCTCTACCACTCGCTGCTGTTCCCGCAGACGTTCAACGACGTCAACGGCCAGTACGTCGGCTTCGACAAGGTCGTCCACACGACGGAGTCCGGACGGAACGTGTACGCGACGTACTCCGGCTGGGACGTCTACCGCTCGCAGCTGCCACTGATCGGCTTACTGGACGACAAGATCGCCTCCGACATCGGACAGTCGCTCCTCCGGCAGGTCGAACAGTCCGGCTACCTCGACCGCTGGACGCTCGCGAACGGCGGCACCGGCGTGATGGTCGGCGACCCGCTGTCGATCATCGGCTCGACGATGTACGCGTTCGGCGGCACGAACTTCGACGCGACCGGCTTCCTGCAGCGCGCGGTCGCCGCGTCCGACTCGCACGCGCAGCGACCGGGGCACGTGCAGTACTTCCAGCACGGCTACGTTCCGAACGGCACTGGCGGCGTGTGGGGTCCGGCGGCGACCAGCCTCGAGTACTACTCGGCCGACTTCGCGCTGTCGGCGCTCGCGCGGCGGCTCGGACAGACCACGGTGGCGAACGACCTGCTGTCGAAGGCGCAGGGTTGGCGCAACCTCGCGAACAACGGCTGGATCCAGCACCGCAACGCCGACGGGTCGTTCGGCGCGTTCGACCCGGCCTCGGACGCCAACTACGTCGAGGGGAACGGCGCGCAGTACGCGTGGATGGTTCCGTTCAACCACGCCGGGCTGTTCGGCGTCATGGGCGGCAACGCGGGCGCGCAGGCGAAGCTGGACACGTTCTTCACCAAGCTGAACGCGGGTCCGCACGAGCCGTACGCGTACCTCGGCAACGAGCCGTCCGCGAACACACCGTGGGCGTACGTCTATGCCGGTGCTCCCGCGAAGGCGCAGGACGTGGTGCGGCGGGCCTTGTTGACGCTGTACAAGGCGACCCCCGACGGCGAGGCCGGCAACGACGACCTCGGCCAGATGTCGGCGTGGGCCGTGTGGGCGGCGCTTGGCATGTACCCGCAGGTGCCGGGCCGGTCGGAGCTGGTGCTCGCGAGCCCGCAGTTCAGCGAGATCACGATCCGACGTGGGAACGGTGCCACGATCTCGGTCTCGGCGCCGGGCGCCTCGGACTCGGCGCGGTACGTGCAGTCGTTGACGGTGAACGGTGCGGCGTCGTCCAAGCCATGGCTGTCGGAGGCGTTCGTGGCGGCGGGCGGGTCGTTGGCGTTCACGCTCGGCACGTCGCCCTCGGCGTGGGGTTCGGCGCCGGCGGACGCGCCGCCGTCGTACGACGTGACGGTGACGCCGGGCGCTTCTGGACCGATCGTCGGCTTGGGCGCGAAGTGCGTGGACGTCGCGAACAGCTCGCCCGCGGACGGGACCGCGGTGCAGCTCTTCACGTGCAACGGGTCGACGGCGCAGCGGTGGACCGTACGTTCCGACCACAGCCTGTCGGCGCTCGGGAAGTGCCTCGACGTGGTGCACAGTGGGATGACGGACGGGGCGAAGGTGCAGCTGTGGACCTGCAACCGGACCAACGCGCAGGTCTGGGTGCCGCAGCCGAACGGCTCGCTGCGCAACCCGAACTCGGGCCGTTGCCTCGACCTGCCGAACTCCAACACCGCTGACGGAACCCGGTTGCAGATCTGGACCTGCAACGGCACAAACGCACAAGGCTGGGCGGTGCCCTAG
- a CDS encoding MFS transporter, whose protein sequence is MSATPPWRAPVRRRFPLAVYFLLHGFVPAHWMIRIPDLKDQVGASGTTLGIVLLVGTIGYLAMTPVAARLTVRYGTRPMILLGGGLLCLAVVPPALATTPWLLGATLVAIGATQAVFQVAVNSAGVEVEAALGRSVMPTLHGLYSLGALGGAVVGGFVSGLAPLPHFALMAVLGLVTVAAFGPMLARSPGSTAVVRPKVEGWRRTPHLVVILLFGVVGLCTAWGEFAANNWTTLHVREELGASASVAAYVFAAYSCAITAGRFVGSRVIRLVGTTPVLTGGFLLAAVGMLLAAWSSRLGGGLPLAIAGYVALGLGLANAFPIAIARAGAIGGPTGISRVTVFTAGGILGQAPVIGFLADNLGLPAALSTVSLFALLAAGVALALHRHSTYAPAPVAANASRTSG, encoded by the coding sequence ATGAGTGCGACGCCGCCGTGGCGGGCACCCGTGCGGCGCCGCTTCCCGTTGGCGGTCTACTTCCTGCTGCACGGGTTCGTTCCCGCGCATTGGATGATCCGGATCCCCGACCTCAAAGACCAGGTCGGCGCGTCCGGGACGACGCTCGGCATCGTGCTGCTGGTCGGAACGATCGGCTACCTCGCGATGACGCCCGTGGCCGCGCGGCTGACGGTCCGGTACGGCACCCGCCCGATGATCCTGCTCGGCGGCGGCCTGCTCTGCCTCGCCGTCGTACCACCCGCGCTCGCCACGACACCGTGGCTGCTCGGCGCGACGCTGGTCGCGATCGGGGCGACGCAGGCCGTCTTCCAGGTCGCGGTGAACAGCGCCGGGGTCGAGGTCGAGGCCGCCCTCGGGCGGTCGGTGATGCCGACGCTGCACGGCCTGTACAGCCTCGGCGCCCTCGGCGGGGCGGTGGTCGGGGGCTTCGTCTCCGGGCTCGCGCCGCTCCCCCACTTCGCGTTGATGGCTGTGCTGGGGCTGGTCACTGTCGCCGCGTTCGGGCCGATGCTGGCGCGGTCCCCGGGCAGTACCGCTGTTGTCAGGCCGAAGGTCGAGGGGTGGCGGCGGACGCCCCACCTCGTCGTGATCCTGCTGTTCGGCGTGGTCGGGCTGTGCACGGCTTGGGGTGAGTTCGCGGCGAACAACTGGACCACGCTGCATGTGCGCGAGGAACTCGGCGCGTCGGCTTCGGTCGCGGCGTACGTCTTCGCCGCGTACTCCTGCGCGATCACCGCCGGCCGGTTCGTCGGCAGCCGGGTCATCCGGCTCGTGGGGACCACGCCGGTGCTGACCGGCGGCTTCCTGCTCGCGGCGGTCGGCATGCTGCTGGCCGCCTGGTCGAGCCGGCTCGGCGGCGGGCTGCCGCTGGCGATCGCCGGGTACGTGGCGCTCGGTCTCGGTCTCGCGAACGCCTTCCCGATCGCCATCGCCCGCGCCGGCGCCATCGGCGGACCGACGGGCATCAGCCGCGTGACCGTGTTCACCGCCGGCGGCATCCTCGGCCAGGCACCGGTGATCGGCTTCCTCGCCGACAACCTCGGCCTCCCCGCCGCCCTCTCCACCGTGTCCCTCTTCGCCCTCCTCGCCGCCGGCGTCGCCCTCGCCCTCCACCGCCACAGCACCTACGCCCCGGCGCCTGTCGCCGCGAATGCTTCCCGAACATCGGGATAG
- a CDS encoding dihydrofolate reductase family protein has product MRKIIAGLFISLDGVVDEPGDWHFPYFNDEMGRAVDATIVTADTLLLGRKTYDSFAGAWPERELEGGEDADFAKRLGDARKIVASRQQLEFSWRNSELLQGDLVEFVTALKSESGGDISMSGSVSIVRQLLEAGLIDELHLLVHPIAVRKGMRLFEDGKTIPLKLLRSETFETGVLNLVYAPEVAPPTGTYEEAKQQLPNV; this is encoded by the coding sequence ATGCGGAAGATCATCGCCGGGCTGTTCATCTCCCTCGACGGTGTCGTCGACGAGCCGGGAGACTGGCACTTCCCGTACTTCAACGACGAGATGGGGCGCGCGGTCGACGCGACGATCGTCACCGCCGACACGCTCCTGCTGGGCCGCAAGACCTACGACAGCTTCGCCGGCGCCTGGCCCGAGCGCGAGCTCGAAGGTGGCGAGGACGCCGACTTCGCCAAGCGACTCGGCGACGCGCGGAAGATCGTCGCGTCGCGGCAGCAGCTGGAGTTCAGCTGGCGCAACTCCGAGCTGCTGCAGGGCGATCTCGTCGAGTTCGTCACCGCGTTGAAGTCGGAGTCTGGCGGCGACATCAGCATGAGCGGCTCGGTGTCGATCGTCCGCCAGCTGCTCGAGGCGGGACTGATCGACGAGCTGCACCTGCTGGTGCACCCGATCGCCGTACGCAAGGGCATGCGGCTGTTCGAGGACGGCAAGACGATCCCGCTGAAGCTGCTGCGGTCGGAGACGTTCGAGACGGGCGTGCTCAACCTCGTCTACGCCCCCGAGGTCGCGCCGCCCACCGGGACGTACGAGGAAGCCAAGCAGCAGCTGCCGAACGTCTAG
- a CDS encoding MFS transporter, with protein sequence MFQAYRTVLTLPGSLAFSLAGFVARMPISMVGLGLVLFISATSGSYGLAGSVTAVSVLASAAIAPLQSRLVDRFGQGRVVPLVLVIYTVTLSVLVVSIQLGWPTPVPHLFAAMAGASSPQVGSFVRARWSHLLSGKPELHTAYSVEAFLDEAIFIVGPVLATFLATGLHPAAGVVAAIVIGLVGGVLFTVQRRTEPPIPDPSAASGPKAKLGWPVLGPLMVVCAGLGSLFGSAEVVVVAFATEQGRRPLSGTLLAIWAFGSLLAAVIVGAVKFKQSPHVRLRIGAIALALAMLPTLFVSNLVILGIVLFVAGFAISPTLVSTMSVAQATVPASRLTEGMSWTITGIAAGLAVGAGVVGRVIDAYGAQVGFAVPVVSAALAAALAFFVRRRYAETDPES encoded by the coding sequence ATGTTCCAGGCCTACCGCACTGTTCTCACCCTGCCCGGAAGCCTCGCGTTCTCCCTGGCAGGCTTCGTCGCCCGGATGCCGATCTCGATGGTCGGGCTCGGGCTGGTGCTGTTCATCTCCGCGACCTCCGGCTCTTACGGGCTGGCCGGCTCCGTGACGGCGGTGAGCGTGCTCGCCTCGGCCGCCATCGCGCCGCTGCAGTCGCGGCTGGTCGACCGGTTCGGGCAGGGCCGCGTCGTGCCGCTGGTGCTCGTGATCTACACGGTGACGCTGTCGGTGCTGGTCGTGTCGATCCAGCTCGGCTGGCCGACGCCGGTGCCGCACCTGTTCGCCGCGATGGCCGGCGCCTCGTCCCCGCAGGTGGGGTCGTTCGTCCGGGCGCGGTGGTCGCATCTGCTGTCAGGCAAGCCGGAACTGCACACCGCGTACTCGGTCGAGGCGTTCCTCGACGAGGCGATCTTCATCGTCGGACCGGTGCTCGCGACGTTCCTCGCCACCGGGCTGCATCCGGCAGCGGGCGTGGTCGCGGCGATCGTCATCGGCTTGGTGGGCGGTGTGCTGTTCACCGTGCAGCGGCGTACGGAGCCGCCGATCCCCGACCCGTCGGCCGCCTCCGGGCCGAAGGCCAAGCTGGGTTGGCCGGTGCTCGGTCCGCTGATGGTCGTGTGCGCGGGGCTGGGGTCGCTGTTCGGCAGCGCCGAGGTCGTCGTCGTCGCGTTCGCGACCGAGCAGGGCCGGCGGCCGTTGTCCGGGACGCTGCTCGCGATCTGGGCGTTCGGCAGCCTGCTGGCGGCGGTGATCGTGGGCGCGGTGAAGTTCAAGCAGTCGCCGCACGTACGGCTGCGGATCGGCGCGATCGCGCTCGCGTTGGCGATGCTGCCGACGCTGTTCGTGAGCAACCTGGTGATCCTCGGCATCGTGCTGTTCGTGGCCGGCTTCGCGATCTCGCCGACGCTGGTGTCGACGATGAGCGTGGCGCAGGCGACCGTTCCGGCGTCGCGGCTGACCGAGGGCATGAGCTGGACGATCACCGGCATCGCCGCCGGTCTGGCCGTGGGTGCGGGCGTGGTGGGGCGAGTGATCGACGCGTACGGGGCGCAGGTCGGTTTCGCGGTCCCGGTGGTGAGCGCGGCGCTGGCCGCGGCGCTGGCGTTCTTCGTCCGCCGCCGCTACGCCGAGACGGACCCGGAGAGCTAA
- a CDS encoding sulfurtransferase — protein sequence MSLISVSELAAALAGSHRPVVLDIRWSLGGPPGRPLYDAGHVPGAVYVDLEDVFSGPHGSGGRHPMPAADQVSSALRAAGVRNDSPVVVYGPPDGFAAARAWWCLRYFGQTAVSVLDGGYPAWVAAGQPVSTSSPLVEAGDFVATPGSMPLLSAESAAALARTGILADARAGERYRGEVEPIDPVGGHIPGAVSVPTKDNLDASGRFLPAEALRARFDALGLAKGEVGVYCGSGVSAAQEVLALELAGIPAALYVGSWSDWVSDASRPVSTGADPG from the coding sequence ATGTCGCTGATCTCGGTGTCGGAGCTCGCTGCCGCCCTGGCCGGGTCGCACCGGCCGGTCGTGTTGGACATTCGCTGGTCGCTCGGCGGGCCGCCGGGGCGGCCCCTGTACGACGCGGGGCACGTGCCCGGCGCGGTGTACGTCGACCTCGAGGACGTCTTCTCCGGGCCGCATGGCTCCGGCGGCCGGCACCCGATGCCGGCGGCCGATCAGGTCTCGTCGGCGCTGCGTGCGGCTGGGGTGCGGAACGACTCGCCGGTCGTCGTGTACGGCCCGCCGGACGGCTTCGCGGCGGCGCGCGCCTGGTGGTGCCTGCGGTACTTCGGTCAAACGGCGGTGTCTGTGCTCGACGGCGGCTACCCGGCGTGGGTGGCCGCGGGTCAACCGGTCTCGACGTCGTCACCGCTGGTGGAGGCGGGCGACTTCGTCGCTACGCCCGGCTCGATGCCGTTGCTGTCCGCGGAGAGTGCGGCGGCGCTGGCTCGTACCGGAATCCTCGCCGACGCGCGGGCAGGGGAGCGGTACCGCGGCGAGGTCGAGCCGATCGACCCGGTCGGCGGGCACATCCCGGGCGCGGTCAGCGTGCCGACCAAGGACAACCTCGACGCCTCCGGGCGCTTCCTGCCGGCTGAGGCGCTGCGGGCACGGTTCGACGCGCTGGGTTTGGCGAAAGGTGAGGTCGGCGTGTACTGCGGCTCCGGGGTCAGCGCGGCTCAGGAGGTGTTGGCGTTGGAGCTGGCGGGAATTCCGGCGGCGCTGTACGTCGGGTCGTGGTCGGACTGGGTGAGCGACGCTTCCCGCCCGGTTTCGACGGGCGCGGATCCGGGCTAG
- a CDS encoding IS982 family transposase gives MDADLDTLATALYVRTDDWLKSAPERAPWRPAVGIVPKISDAELVTLAVMQALLGHTSEARWLRYARSHLRALFPYLPKQPGYNKRLRRLGSTIGWLVGVLARDTTMWTDDVWVVDSTPVECGRSRETARRSDLAGWAEYGYCASHSRFFWGLRLHLLCTLHGLPVGFALTGAKADERQILLGVLHADPDLTTGRVGQIVIADKNYYGREFETALADAGLHLLRPTRKGETPRAGAEFFQPLRQVIESINDTFKGQLDLEHHGGHTPAGVWVRVLQRVLAMTTAIWHNDHTSQPIKRSLLAYDH, from the coding sequence GTGGACGCTGACCTGGACACCCTCGCGACAGCACTGTACGTGCGGACCGATGATTGGTTGAAGTCGGCGCCGGAACGAGCGCCATGGCGTCCTGCGGTGGGGATCGTTCCGAAGATCAGTGACGCTGAACTGGTCACCTTGGCGGTGATGCAGGCACTGCTCGGACACACCAGCGAGGCGCGCTGGTTGCGCTATGCCCGGAGCCACCTGCGGGCGTTGTTCCCGTATCTGCCCAAGCAGCCCGGTTACAACAAGCGGCTGCGGCGGTTGGGCTCGACGATCGGTTGGTTGGTCGGGGTGCTGGCCCGCGACACCACGATGTGGACCGACGATGTGTGGGTGGTCGACTCGACTCCGGTCGAGTGCGGTCGATCACGCGAGACCGCGCGTCGTTCCGATCTGGCCGGTTGGGCTGAGTACGGCTACTGCGCCAGCCACTCCCGCTTCTTTTGGGGACTGCGGCTGCATCTGCTGTGCACCCTGCACGGGCTACCGGTCGGGTTCGCCCTGACCGGAGCGAAGGCCGACGAACGTCAGATCCTGCTCGGCGTCCTCCACGCCGACCCCGACCTGACCACCGGGAGGGTCGGGCAGATCGTGATCGCGGACAAGAACTACTACGGCCGCGAGTTCGAGACCGCCCTGGCCGACGCCGGCCTCCACCTGCTCCGCCCGACCCGCAAAGGCGAGACCCCACGGGCAGGCGCCGAGTTCTTCCAACCGCTACGACAAGTCATCGAGTCGATCAACGACACCTTCAAAGGCCAACTCGACCTCGAACACCACGGCGGCCACACCCCCGCAGGCGTCTGGGTCCGCGTCCTCCAACGCGTCCTGGCCATGACTACCGCGATCTGGCACAACGATCACACCAGCCAACCGATCAAGCGATCACTCCTGGCCTACGACCACTAA
- a CDS encoding trimeric intracellular cation channel family protein → MERFVNLFDAAGLGLFCVGGTLKALEYGLGPLPAALLGVVTAVGGGVIRDVLAGRVPEVLRRGLYATPALLGATLIVLTDWLDFADHPAVAPVAVVAAFGLRLVALIRGWNAPVARAG, encoded by the coding sequence ATGGAACGGTTCGTCAACCTCTTCGACGCCGCCGGGCTCGGGCTGTTCTGCGTGGGCGGCACGCTCAAGGCGCTGGAGTACGGGCTCGGCCCGCTCCCCGCCGCATTGCTTGGCGTCGTCACCGCGGTGGGCGGGGGAGTGATCCGCGACGTTCTCGCCGGCCGGGTGCCGGAGGTCCTGCGGCGCGGCCTGTACGCGACACCAGCGCTGCTCGGCGCCACGCTGATCGTGCTCACGGACTGGTTGGACTTCGCCGACCACCCGGCGGTCGCGCCGGTCGCCGTCGTCGCCGCGTTCGGCCTCCGGCTCGTCGCGCTGATCCGCGGCTGGAACGCACCGGTGGCCCGAGCCGGTTAG
- the sepH gene encoding septation protein SepH, with protein sequence MRDIKLVRLSEDGTHLVLTHEGTGEEYALRVDDRLRGAVVSDRARQGQLEEEAESRLRPKEIQARLRSGESSETIAAAAGVPIERILRYAGPVLAEREYIAEQARKCALRRHAGEGSGQVLEDAVVDRLSARGPGRVSPVWDAWRTDDGRWAIAVSYAIEDESHQAVFSFDPLGRVVMPADDDARWLAGEPGALEGPTARTPRDGHRLRLAPVPEPAPASDEETEAEFVAEADLDADDGEDTVDLRGLSVRAVEPDLDPDEVAELDDPPVREARPVAPVPSPPPSRPQPHAQPRPQNRPQRRQGPKPTPPAQAPAEAPAAEAANGTEQRRPTKRSRGSRRATVPSWDEILFGGSGGGRRER encoded by the coding sequence ATGCGCGACATCAAGCTGGTGCGGCTCAGCGAGGACGGCACCCATCTCGTGCTGACTCACGAGGGCACCGGTGAGGAGTACGCGCTGCGCGTCGACGATCGCCTGCGTGGAGCCGTCGTCAGCGACCGCGCCCGGCAGGGGCAGCTCGAGGAAGAGGCCGAGAGTCGCCTGCGGCCGAAGGAGATCCAGGCTCGGCTGCGTTCTGGCGAGTCGTCGGAGACGATCGCGGCCGCGGCGGGGGTGCCGATCGAGCGGATCCTGCGGTACGCCGGACCGGTGCTCGCCGAGCGCGAGTACATCGCCGAGCAGGCGCGCAAGTGCGCGCTGCGCCGGCACGCGGGCGAGGGGTCCGGCCAGGTACTCGAGGACGCGGTGGTCGACCGGCTGTCGGCCCGCGGACCCGGGCGAGTGTCGCCGGTGTGGGACGCATGGCGTACGGATGACGGCCGCTGGGCGATCGCGGTCTCGTACGCGATCGAGGACGAGTCGCACCAGGCCGTGTTCAGCTTCGACCCGTTGGGCCGTGTCGTGATGCCGGCCGACGACGACGCGCGCTGGCTCGCGGGTGAGCCGGGCGCGCTCGAAGGACCGACCGCGCGGACGCCGCGGGACGGGCATCGGCTTCGGCTGGCGCCCGTTCCCGAGCCGGCTCCCGCTTCGGACGAAGAGACCGAGGCGGAGTTCGTCGCCGAGGCCGACCTGGATGCCGACGACGGCGAGGACACCGTCGACCTGCGCGGGTTGTCGGTCCGGGCGGTCGAGCCTGACCTCGACCCGGACGAGGTCGCGGAGCTCGACGACCCGCCGGTCCGCGAGGCGCGCCCCGTGGCTCCCGTTCCGAGCCCGCCGCCCTCCCGTCCGCAACCCCATGCCCAGCCGCGCCCGCAGAACCGTCCGCAGCGCCGGCAGGGTCCCAAGCCCACTCCTCCCGCCCAGGCCCCGGCCGAGGCTCCGGCGGCCGAGGCCGCGAACGGCACCGAGCAGCGTCGCCCCACCAAGCGCTCCCGCGGCAGCCGGCGCGCGACCGTCCCGAGCTGGGACGAGATCCTCTTCGGCGGCAGCGGCGGCGGACGCCGCGAGCGCTAG